The Myxococcales bacterium genome includes a region encoding these proteins:
- a CDS encoding sigma 54-interacting transcriptional regulator, producing MTAVIDLVTRVAQVDATVLISGESGTGKERIARLVHARSPRAGRAFVAINCGALPEPLLESELFGHVKGAFTGATVDKPGLFAAARGGTVFLDEIGEMTAATQVKLLRVLQEREVRPVGATASIAIDARIVAATHRNLAEMVAAGTFRQDLYYRLKVVSVAVPPLRERTEEILPLARHFCERTSAAYKLPPRLLSPEVAALLTRHAWPGNVRELEHAIEHAVVLAGADGKLAVEHLPAELRAVAEAPVARLLDADLPLAEIERRYTLLVLERNRGSRVATARALGIGTNTLWRKLKLWGADGASS from the coding sequence ATGACCGCCGTGATCGACCTGGTGACGCGCGTGGCCCAGGTCGACGCGACCGTGCTGATCAGCGGCGAGAGCGGCACCGGCAAGGAGCGCATCGCGCGGCTGGTGCACGCGCGCTCGCCCCGGGCCGGGCGCGCGTTCGTGGCGATCAACTGCGGCGCGCTGCCCGAGCCGCTGCTCGAGAGCGAGCTGTTCGGCCACGTCAAGGGCGCGTTCACCGGCGCCACCGTCGACAAGCCCGGGCTGTTCGCCGCGGCCCGCGGCGGCACGGTGTTCCTCGACGAGATCGGCGAGATGACCGCGGCGACGCAGGTCAAGCTCTTGCGGGTCCTGCAGGAGCGCGAGGTCCGCCCGGTCGGCGCGACCGCGTCGATCGCGATCGACGCGCGCATCGTCGCCGCGACCCACCGCAACCTGGCCGAGATGGTCGCGGCCGGGACCTTCCGCCAGGACCTGTACTACCGGCTCAAGGTGGTCTCGGTCGCGGTGCCGCCGCTGCGCGAGCGCACCGAGGAGATCTTGCCGCTGGCGCGCCACTTCTGCGAGCGCACCAGCGCGGCCTACAAGCTGCCGCCGCGGCTGTTGTCGCCCGAGGTCGCGGCGCTGCTGACGCGCCACGCCTGGCCCGGCAACGTGCGCGAGCTCGAGCACGCGATCGAGCACGCCGTGGTCCTGGCCGGCGCCGACGGCAAGCTCGCGGTCGAGCACCTGCCGGCCGAGCTGCGGGCCGTGGCCGAGGCGCCGGTCGCGCGGCTGCTCGACGCCGATCTGCCGCTGGCCGAGATCGAGCGGCGCTACACGCTGCTGGTGCTCGAGCGCAACCGCGGCAGCCGGGTCGCGACCGCGCGCGCGCTCGGCATCGGCACCAACACGCTGTGGCGCAAGCTCAAGCTCTGGGGCGCCGACGGCGCGTCGAGCTGA
- a CDS encoding DUF692 domain-containing protein, with the protein MTAHRWNAHAHLGVGLGLRAAHVDDIVASAPAVGWFEILAENFLGDGGRPRDTLERIGARYPLVPHGVSLYVGAADGVDRAHLRRLRALADAVDAPWVTDHLCWGAVDGHVSHDLLPLPFTPAVARLCAEHIRRVQDTLGRPFAIENVSSYVEWQASTMTEWDFVAEVAEAADCGILLDINNVYVSARNHGFDPRAYLARIPAERVAQLHLAGHAPHDGYLIDTHDRPIAEAVWTLYAETIARLGPTPTLIEWDADLPPLAVVVAEAARAAAIVAAARTPEQARAS; encoded by the coding sequence ATGACCGCCCACCGCTGGAACGCCCACGCCCACCTCGGGGTCGGCCTCGGGCTGCGGGCCGCGCACGTCGACGACATCGTCGCGTCCGCGCCCGCGGTCGGCTGGTTCGAGATCCTCGCCGAGAACTTCCTCGGCGACGGCGGGCGTCCCCGCGACACGCTCGAGCGCATCGGCGCGCGCTACCCGCTGGTGCCCCACGGCGTGTCGCTCTACGTCGGCGCCGCCGACGGGGTCGATCGCGCGCACCTGCGCCGGCTGCGGGCCCTGGCCGACGCCGTCGACGCGCCGTGGGTGACCGACCACCTGTGCTGGGGCGCGGTCGACGGCCACGTCAGCCACGATCTGCTGCCGCTGCCGTTCACGCCGGCGGTGGCGCGGCTGTGCGCCGAGCACATCCGCCGGGTCCAGGACACGCTCGGCCGCCCGTTCGCGATCGAGAACGTCAGCTCGTACGTCGAGTGGCAGGCGTCGACGATGACCGAGTGGGACTTCGTCGCCGAGGTGGCCGAGGCCGCCGACTGCGGCATCCTGCTCGACATCAACAACGTCTACGTCAGCGCGCGCAACCACGGCTTCGATCCCCGCGCCTACCTGGCGCGGATCCCGGCCGAGCGGGTCGCGCAGCTCCACCTGGCCGGCCACGCGCCCCATGACGGCTACCTCATCGACACCCACGATCGCCCGATCGCCGAGGCGGTGTGGACGCTCTACGCCGAGACGATCGCGCGGCTCGGCCCGACGCCGACCTTGATCGAGTGGGACGCCGATCTGCCGCCGCTCGCCGTGGTCGTCGCCGAGGCGGCCCGCGCCGCCGCGATCGTCGCCGCGGCGCGGACGCCGGAGCAGGCCCGTGCGAGCTGA
- a CDS encoding DoxX family protein, producing MLTTLTTRIRSLTDRARWLPPLLLRIVLGVTFIKTGWGKLHHLDRVEQYFRSLHIPAAGLQAPMIATIEFVGGLLLLAGLATRAVALLLTGVMAVAIYTAIWPDADGVTAVLGGVEAIYLAAFVHLAISGGGPISLDRVVGRFVPALAPAPIPA from the coding sequence ATGCTGACCACGCTGACGACCCGCATCCGCTCGCTGACCGATCGCGCTCGGTGGCTGCCGCCGCTGCTCCTGCGCATCGTCCTCGGCGTCACCTTCATCAAGACCGGCTGGGGCAAGCTCCACCACCTCGACCGCGTCGAGCAGTACTTCCGCTCGCTGCACATCCCGGCGGCCGGGCTGCAGGCGCCGATGATCGCGACGATCGAGTTCGTCGGCGGCCTGCTCCTGCTCGCGGGCCTGGCCACGCGCGCGGTGGCGCTGCTGCTGACCGGCGTGATGGCGGTCGCGATCTACACCGCGATCTGGCCCGACGCCGACGGCGTCACCGCGGTGCTCGGCGGCGTCGAGGCCATCTACCTGGCCGCGTTCGTCCACCTCGCGATCAGCGGCGGCGGTCCCATCTCGCTCGACCGCGTCGTCGGGCGCTTCGTCCCCGCGCTCGCGCCTGCGCCGATCCCGGCGTGA
- a CDS encoding putative DNA-binding domain-containing protein encodes MPASLLEQQRAFQALVTSGGGDPRGLIAAGELGIYAFAYGARLRDALRADHPKLEASLGPARFDEEVDGYVAARPPSTWTLRDLGVALGAYLDGAADVPPWAGDLARLERARVEVFDGADATPLGRDDVAALPPDALAALALAWVPASAVVTLAWTVDDGWAALERDAPWIEPAATARTVLVWRRGLEVVHRTLEPDEAVVAPVLAAAARFADVCAALAPLTDEPADRAIALLIRWLDAGALTGPEAAP; translated from the coding sequence ATGCCGGCTAGCTTGCTCGAGCAACAGCGCGCGTTCCAGGCGCTGGTCACCAGCGGCGGCGGCGATCCGCGCGGGCTCATCGCCGCCGGCGAGCTCGGCATCTACGCGTTCGCGTACGGCGCGCGCCTGCGCGACGCGCTGCGCGCCGACCACCCCAAGCTCGAGGCGTCGCTCGGCCCGGCCCGGTTCGACGAGGAGGTCGACGGCTACGTCGCGGCGCGGCCGCCGTCGACGTGGACCCTGCGCGACCTCGGCGTCGCCCTGGGCGCGTACCTCGACGGCGCCGCCGACGTGCCGCCCTGGGCCGGCGACCTGGCGCGGCTCGAGCGCGCCCGGGTCGAGGTCTTCGACGGCGCCGACGCGACGCCGCTGGGGCGCGACGACGTGGCCGCGCTGCCGCCCGACGCCCTGGCCGCGCTGGCGCTGGCGTGGGTGCCCGCGAGCGCGGTCGTGACCCTGGCGTGGACCGTCGACGACGGCTGGGCCGCGCTCGAGCGCGACGCGCCCTGGATCGAGCCGGCCGCGACCGCGCGCACCGTGCTGGTGTGGCGGCGCGGGCTCGAGGTCGTGCACCGCACGCTCGAGCCCGACGAGGCCGTCGTCGCCCCGGTCCTGGCGGCCGCCGCGCGCTTCGCCGACGTGTGCGCCGCGCTGGCGCCGCTCACCGACGAGCCGGCCGACCGGGCGATCGCGCTCTTGATCCGCTGGCTCGATGCCGGCGCGCTGACCGGCCCCGAGGCGGCACCATGA
- a CDS encoding putative DNA-binding domain-containing protein: protein MRAEPAVTPRPLGDAAPAAQLRALQRQFLAALARPLTGASRARTALPPDDEVTSGVSAIARPSARAGRARTGLPIDDEVASAFAAVARALVTPSATLAAPARLELYHRQYWFRLLDALADDFPAVAWLLGPTAFAALCERYLRARPPATHTLADLGAGLARFVAATPAATSSPHHVTELAALEYAWCHAFTAGAGAAVAPAALATTPLALAPHLTLIAARTSVDRLWLRARAGAAPGRPGAVAASPRRFVAVFRDGLARDVERLHPAAHALLASIAATGALPAALEAAAPRLPARRGAAMVGAWFQTWTARGWLVARAA from the coding sequence GTGCGAGCTGAGCCCGCGGTCACGCCGCGGCCGCTCGGCGACGCGGCGCCCGCGGCCCAGCTGCGCGCGCTGCAGCGGCAGTTCCTGGCCGCGCTCGCGCGGCCGTTGACCGGCGCCAGCCGGGCCCGCACGGCGCTGCCTCCCGACGACGAGGTCACGTCGGGGGTGTCCGCGATCGCGCGGCCGTCGGCCCGGGCCGGCCGAGCCCGGACCGGGCTGCCGATCGACGACGAGGTCGCGTCGGCGTTCGCCGCGGTCGCGCGCGCGCTGGTCACGCCGTCGGCGACGCTCGCGGCGCCCGCGCGGCTCGAGCTGTACCACCGGCAGTACTGGTTCCGCCTGCTCGACGCGCTCGCCGACGACTTCCCGGCGGTGGCGTGGCTCCTGGGCCCGACCGCGTTCGCCGCGCTGTGCGAGCGCTACCTGCGCGCGCGGCCGCCGGCCACGCACACGCTGGCCGACCTCGGCGCCGGCCTCGCGCGCTTCGTGGCCGCGACGCCCGCGGCGACGTCGTCCCCGCACCACGTCACCGAGCTGGCCGCGCTCGAGTACGCGTGGTGCCACGCGTTCACCGCCGGCGCCGGCGCGGCGGTCGCCCCGGCCGCGCTGGCCACGACGCCGCTCGCGCTCGCGCCGCACCTGACGCTGATCGCGGCGCGGACCTCGGTCGATCGGCTGTGGCTGCGCGCGCGCGCCGGCGCCGCGCCGGGGCGGCCGGGCGCGGTGGCCGCGAGCCCGCGCCGCTTCGTCGCGGTGTTCCGCGACGGCCTGGCGCGCGACGTCGAGCGCCTGCACCCGGCGGCGCACGCGCTGCTCGCGAGCATCGCCGCCACCGGGGCGCTGCCCGCCGCGCTCGAGGCCGCGGCGCCGCGCTTGCCGGCCCGCCGCGGCGCCGCGATGGTCGGCGCCTGGTTCCAGACCTGGACCGCGCGCGGCTGGCTAGTCGCGCGCGCCGCGTAG
- the nrtS gene encoding nitrate/nitrite transporter NrtS: MVMIATPTPLARTVVRATVLAALVGSVLVLINHGDHLAQEPICPGFYWKVALSYAVPFTVSFVSTSLAHGDARRRSQVQDSRSTHR, from the coding sequence GTGGTGATGATCGCCACGCCGACGCCGCTGGCGCGGACCGTCGTGCGTGCGACCGTGCTGGCCGCGCTGGTCGGCTCGGTGCTCGTGCTCATCAACCACGGCGATCACCTCGCGCAGGAGCCGATCTGCCCGGGGTTCTACTGGAAGGTCGCGCTGTCGTACGCGGTGCCGTTCACCGTCTCGTTCGTCTCGACGTCGCTCGCACACGGCGATGCGCGTCGTCGTTCACAGGTTCAGGACTCAAGGAGCACTCACCGATGA
- a CDS encoding DUF692 domain-containing protein: protein MLEPAPPRPGPFQRGAPARQNGTAVTTAAPGRSIEAVFPALGFGLGLRPPHYPEVEAGSPVVDWWEVISENVMVAGGNPRRVLRAVRARWPVVLHGVSLSIGSAEPLDDAYLARLAALVDEVEPALVSDHLCWTSLGGHQSHDLWPLPYTEEALALVVAKVGQVQDRLGRRILLENPSSYVTFAASALGEAEFLAEVARRADCGILLDVNNVFVSATNHGWDARAYLAAIPPARVGQLHLAGHSRQGRWLVDTHDHPVCPEVWALFAEACARFPGVATMIERDDHLPPLAELVAELDQARAIAAGAPTAEVRDAG, encoded by the coding sequence ATGCTCGAACCTGCGCCCCCGAGGCCGGGACCGTTCCAGCGTGGAGCGCCCGCACGCCAGAACGGAACGGCGGTAACCACCGCCGCGCCGGGGCGTAGCATCGAGGCTGTGTTCCCTGCGCTGGGCTTTGGCCTCGGGCTGCGCCCGCCGCACTATCCCGAGGTCGAGGCCGGATCCCCGGTGGTCGACTGGTGGGAGGTGATCAGCGAGAACGTCATGGTCGCCGGCGGCAACCCGCGCCGCGTGCTCCGGGCGGTGCGCGCGCGATGGCCGGTGGTGCTGCACGGCGTGTCGCTGTCGATCGGCTCGGCCGAGCCGCTCGACGACGCCTACCTGGCCCGGCTCGCGGCGCTGGTCGACGAGGTCGAGCCGGCGCTGGTGTCCGATCACCTGTGCTGGACCTCGCTCGGCGGCCACCAGAGCCACGATCTGTGGCCGCTGCCGTACACCGAGGAGGCGCTGGCGCTGGTCGTGGCCAAGGTCGGGCAGGTCCAGGACCGCCTCGGGCGCCGGATCCTGCTCGAGAACCCGTCGAGCTACGTCACGTTCGCGGCCAGCGCGCTGGGCGAGGCCGAGTTCCTGGCCGAGGTCGCGCGCCGCGCCGACTGCGGCATCCTGCTCGACGTCAACAACGTCTTCGTCAGCGCCACCAACCACGGCTGGGACGCGCGCGCGTACCTCGCGGCGATCCCGCCGGCGCGGGTCGGGCAGCTGCACCTGGCCGGGCACTCGCGGCAGGGCCGCTGGCTGGTCGACACCCACGATCACCCGGTGTGCCCCGAGGTGTGGGCGCTGTTCGCCGAGGCGTGCGCGCGGTTCCCGGGCGTCGCGACGATGATCGAGCGCGACGATCACCTGCCGCCGCTGGCCGAGCTGGTGGCCGAGCTCGATCAGGCCCGCGCGATCGCGGCCGGCGCGCCGACGGCGGAGGTCCGCGATGCCGGCTAG